A stretch of the Pan paniscus chromosome 2, NHGRI_mPanPan1-v2.0_pri, whole genome shotgun sequence genome encodes the following:
- the CCDC54 gene encoding coiled-coil domain-containing protein 54, whose product MYTLHTKRVKAAARQMWTSNLSKVRQSLKNVYHKCKIRHQDSTGYPTVTSDDCNQDDDSYDRKMNLPVVLQDVKTAQVELFSQMTDIVHMIPKVQEKTDLYQKQMEVLETRMNVNEDKQCTATKDILSMKEDIKALKKKVTELENQNSCSTIHCLEILEGERGKEITELIQPATLKNTLASTDMEISSAEPEKVPSYPKSTDHLEKKTISPQMKTLKKRNHQNASRSFEKPKPNIYIYPDFSTWIKLTFVHGGKWTFFLSATKLEEFIQWLLSRPTILPEEPQVITQRYCPFTGPILSLTTICLSIFNNIYGFICSLKEEVTRL is encoded by the coding sequence ATGTACACACTTCACACCAAAAGGGTAAAAGCTGCTGCTAGGCAGATGTGGACTTCAAATCTCTCCAAGGTCAGACAGTCTCTTAAAAATGTTTACCACAAATGTAAGATTCGGCACCAAGATTCAACTGGATATCCCACTGTGACATCTGATGATTGTAATCAAGATGATGATAGTTATGACAGAAAAATGAATCTTCCAGTAGTGCTGCAAGATGTTAAAACTGCTCAAGTTGAACTTTTCAGCCAAATGACTGACATTGTCCATATGATACCAAAAGTCCAGGAAAAGACTGACTTGTATCAAAAACAGATGGAGGTCCTGGAAACCAGAATGAATGTTAATGAAGACAAACAATGCACAGCGACTAAAGATATCCTCTCTATGAAAGAAGACATCAAGGCATTAAAGAAGAAGGTGACAGAACTGGAAAATCAGAATTCCTGCTCCACGATACATTGTCTAGAGATTCTGGAGGGAGAAAGGGGTAAAGAAATCACAGAACTCATACAACCAGCAACTCTGAAGAACACTTTGGcctctacagacatggaaatctcttcagcAGAACCAGAGAAAGTGCCCAGCTATCCAAAGTCCACTGACCATcttgagaaaaaaacaatttctcCCCAAATGAAAACTCTGAAGAAACGTAACCATCAAAATGCATCAAGGAGCTTTGAAAAACCAAagccaaatatttacatttacccAGACTTCAGTACATGGATCAAGCTAACTTTTGTTCATGGAGGAAAATGGACATTTTTCCTCAGTGCTACCAAGTTAGAAGAATTCATCCAGTGGCTTCTTTCTAGGCCAACCATTCTTCCTGAGGAACCCCAGGTCATAACCCAGAGATACTGTCCATTCACTGGGCCCATTTTGAGCTTGACCACAATCTGTCTCTCCATCTTCAACAATATTTACGGCTTTATTTGTTCCTTAAAAGAAGAAGTAACTCGACTATAG